A segment of the Effusibacillus pohliae DSM 22757 genome:
GTTCAACGTACTCCAGGTCCCCGCCGAAGGCAAGACGAAAATGGCGGAACTGTTCGCCAAAAGCGCGGAAAACATGAAACAGGTGCCCGGCTGCCTGGAGTTTCTGTTCCTCGATTCGAACGAGGAGGACAAGCAGATCGTGTTTACCAAATGGGAGAGCAAGGAAGCGTTCGTCGCCTGGACGCAGAGCGAATCGTTCCGCAGGGCGCACGATGAGCGCCGCACCGGCCAATCGACCGCCACCGGCTC
Coding sequences within it:
- a CDS encoding antibiotic biosynthesis monooxygenase family protein; this translates as MYVVFNVLQVPAEGKTKMAELFAKSAENMKQVPGCLEFLFLDSNEEDKQIVFTKWESKEAFVAWTQSESFRRAHDERRTGQSTATGSKLETYQVIHST